From one Planococcus citri chromosome 3, ihPlaCitr1.1, whole genome shotgun sequence genomic stretch:
- the LOC135839781 gene encoding pH-sensitive chloride channel 2-like isoform X2 — protein MRFQMRLTFVVFFFVQLVSNSSQDKDTCKEEMNFNGKTSEQILYMLTDPCRYDRWKRPSIDGEPTQVSVRIYIYFIGNVEAQHLQYTTHVLMRYRWVDYRLARNVTYSIQGETLVKEKLWTPHMYIVNEYESRVMGSGNQDILVTVMPDGTVLYSTRLKVTLLCLMNLRKFPFDEQECPLVLESWTYNTNELLLSWEKLSPVVQNSRLHMTEYNLASIWTNSTFVMYSLPLDTWTTSEENYHYFGKFAGNYSSLTVYFKLEREAGHYLMDYYVPSILLVVVSWVTFWLDPNAVPGRTTLGTSTMLTFITLSRNTGSSLPKVSYIKATEIWFIGCTIFIFGSLVEFAFVNTIWRRRKDIELKKVTSKHVLRATLTPQLNRKSLSSSTQSLPSIQTIHENSLRNKYSNALLVPSNDTIFTEPAASCNSININSSNSQGFFKMTPQQIAGWIDKRSRVFFPIAFLIFNIFYWIFVLI, from the exons atgcgaTTTCAAATGCGGTTAacttttgtagttttttttttcgttcaactcGTTTCGAATAGTTCGCAAGACAA AGATACGTGTAaagaagaaatgaattttaatggtAAAACATCCGAACAAATTCTGTACATGTTGACGGATCCTTGCAGATACGATAGGTGGAAAAGACCAAGTATCGACGGAGAGCCAACTCAAGTATCAGTGAGAATTTACATCTATTTCATCGGTAACGTCGAAGCGCAACATTTA caatacACAACCCACGTTTTGATGAGATATAGATGGGTGGATTACAGATTAGCCCGAAACGTCACGTACAGTATACAAGGCGAGACTTTGGTCAAAGAAAAACTATGGACACCTCATATGTATATAGTGAACGAATACGAATCTCGTGTCATGGGATCCGGCAATCAAGACATTTTAGTAACTGTTATGCCGGATGGAACAGTACTATATTCCACAAG ATTAAAAGTGACGTTATTATGCTTGATGAACCTGAGAAAATTTCCTTTCGATGAACAGGAATGTCCATTAGTGCTCGAAAGTT ggACGTATAATACGAACGAGTTGCTGTTATCCTGGGAGAAACTCTCCCCCGTTGTTCAAAATTCACGTCTTCACATGACAGAGTATAACTTGGCTTCAATTTGGACTAATTCTACTTTCGTTATGTACTCGTTGCCATTAGACACTTGGACGACGTCGGAGGAAAATTATCattactttggaaaatttg CTGGAAATTATAGTTCCTTGACGGTTTATTTCAAGTTGGAACGAGAAGCCGGTCACTATTTGATGGATTATTATGTGCCAAGCATTCTGTTAGTTGTTGTATCATGGGTAACATTTTGGTTAGATCCCAACGCTGTTCCTGGAAGAACGACATTAG GTACCAGTACGATGCTAACTTTCATAACGTTATCAAGAAACACTGGCAGCTCACTACCAAAAGTATCCTATATCAAAGCAACAGAAATATGGTTCATCGGCTGCACCATATTCATATTCGGATCATTGGTAGAATTTGCATTCGTCAATACAATATGGAGAAGAAG GAAAGacatcgaattgaaaaaagtcaccAGTAAGCACGTGCTTAGAGCAACTTTAACGCCTCAATTAAACAGAAAGTCGCTGTCGTCTTCAACGCAATCTCTCCCCAGCATACAGACGATACATGAAAATAGTCTAAGA AATAAATACAGCAATGCGTTACTCGTGCCATCGAACGATACTATATTCACCGAACCAGCGGCCAGTTGTAATAGCATAAATATCAACAGCAGTAATTcgcaaggatttttcaaaatgacgccTCAACAAATCGCAGGATGGATTGATAAAAGGAGCAGAGTATTTTTTCCAATCGCTTTTTTAATATTCAACATATTTTACTGGATTTTCgtattgatttaa
- the Gcn2 gene encoding eIF-2-alpha kinase GCN2 isoform X2 codes for MEDETPQERQQNELEVLKAIFTDQFINCNEANATWTPLDVIVTVVPQKENSGPLEIHAQLDLHVIACEEYPNKVPKIMLEKPRGLSDRQVAEILTKLEELANSRVGEVMIFELVSYVQTVLTECNKPSFQSCYEEMLSRQKEQKQKEVELRKTEEDMKRQLIELEVKGIKKERQKKIKTKKSVEGNTHYDNEADHVMKKLVLGSPVKDIVNINKDRKYSETCNGSDESFSSTISYFNLNSRLIREFEILNFVGKGAFGDVLKVRNKLDDCLYAIKRIQLKLKNKQMNKKITREVKLLSRLNHENVVRYYNSWLENSESLSEDISVHQIDGFEDKVDFPLENKAMKSLTDNLNLSFPHPGSGPSFSDEDEDDEDDEDDDWIEFIEQNVEVDGPVGTDSSYHISNETDDASINQFMYIQMEYCEKSTLRNAIDGNLYQDENRVWRLLKEVVEGLAYIHEQGIIHRDLKPVNIFIDFNDHVKIGDFGLATPNKSIATKTQASLLASGNDDSVLQGDTNASHTGQVGTALYVAPELNCSASKIHYNQKVDIYSLGIIFFEMCYPPLQTQMERFKILTNLRKSSRDFPPDFLDSERCRQIKLIRELLNHNSTERPSAAEILLKEYIPLAELEDEKINETIRHTLCNPQSKMYKHLIAECFNQKVSAAEDITFNVPSHLKTVWQHAFVEKMADHARKIFRLHGGIYFSTPYLTPNNGVGLADTVAVSLMTRFGNIITAPYDLRLSFARYLAQNPHITHMKRYTVDRVFRERRMLGVHPKENFECTFDIVSPNSSNLAMEAEILSIASEFLENVSDCFQKNYVIRLNHVSLVTAILYHHQVVSKKHQTVCNFLSKLKFPTTAYSSFKINSLNELPTDISDIVMMNLINSMNVEVQPGKFSSHFNHLLKKNTASSGACRVALVQLENLIQLLTCMKIKCPIVIAPNVITNLPYYSGIMFQIVWEHKNKNNCDRDIIAAGGRYDNLIMQYRNALNVIKETKQSAVGLSIYLDRLGNALQPEYHHFSTVDVLVCSVGSSNLIDEKLKIIKELWTAEIRSTILNVEQSLEETQEYCCKMKIPYILYLKETEPGMIRLRSWTREKLHEKKLTISEIVPHLKRIIKSNSGNVEHVNGTNHHHSRSESRSASVGINETQTQTHNVSITFLTEEKFSSNNRKRYENQAFNSISNYLPKISTKTRIELIILNTPYEVLGAIVSVIDLNSKTTDHLSPLIKKYPKYKKCLNRVSEHIEKLQALEHIPVIIFYTTENNNCKILI; via the exons ATGGAAGACGAAACACCTCAAGAAAGACAACAAAACGAGTTAGAAGTATTAAAA GCTATTTTCACTGATCAGTTCATCAATTGTAATGAAGCAAATGCAACATGGACACCTTTGGATGTAATTGTTACGGTTGTACCGCAAAAAGAAAACAGCGGTCCGCTGGAAATCCACGCTCAGCTGGATTTGCACGTAATCGCTTGCGAAGAGTACCCTAATAAAGTACCTAAAATAATGTTGGAGAAACCCAGAGGACTATCTGACAGACAAGTTGCCGAAATACTCACCAAACTAGAAGAGTTGGCGAATTCTCGTGTTGGCgaagtgatgatttttgaattagTTTCCTATGTACAG ACAGTATTAACCGAATGTAACAAACCCTCATTTCAATCGTGTTACGAAGAAATGTTATCAAGACAAAAAGAACAGAAACAGAAAGAAGTAGAATTACGGAAAACTGAAGAAGATATGAAA AGACAGCTTATAGAGTTGGAAGTGAAAGGTATTAAGAAagaaagacagaaaaaaattaaaacgaaaaaatcggtCGAAGGTAATACTCATTATGACAACGAAGCTGATCACGTAAT GAAAAAACTTGTTCTTGGAAGTCCGGTTAAAGATATCGTAAATATAAATAAAGATCGTAAATAT agtgAAACGTGTAATGGAAGCGATGAAAGTTTCAGCAGTACTATATCGTATTTCAATCTCAATTCCCGACTGATAAGAGAATTCGAAATTctaaattttgttggaaaaggCGCTTTTGGAGATGTTCTGAAA GTTCGCAATAAATTGGATGATTGTCTTTATGCCATCAAGCGAATCCagttaaagttgaaaaataaacaaatgaacaaaaaaatcactagagAAGTAAAACTTCTGTCGAGgttaaatcatgaaaatgtCGTTCGTTATTATAACTCGTGGTTGGAGAATTCGGAATCACTGTCAGAAGatatttcagttcatcaaattGATGGTTTTGAAGacaaa gTTGATTTTCCATTAGAAAACAAGGCTATGAAATCATTGAcggataatttaaatttaagttTTCCGCACCCGGGTTCTGGTCCCAGTTTTAGTGACGAAGATGAAGATGACGAGGATGACGAAGATGACGATTGGATTGAATTTAT TGAACAAAACGTCGAAGTTGATGGCCCTGTTGGTACCGATTCGAGTTATCATATTAGTAACGAAACTGACGACGCTTCCATCAATCaatttatgtacatacaaatggaatattgtgaaaaaagtacCTTACG AAACGCGATTGACGGAAATTTATATCAAGATGAAAATCGAGTTTGGCGGCTGTTAAAAGAAGTCGTTGAAGGTTTAGCTTATATACACGAACAAGGAATTATTCACAGAGACTTGAAGCCGGTgaatattttcatcgattttaatGATCATGTTAAGATTGGTGACTTCGGACTCGCTACTCCCAATAA gtcAATTGCTACGAAAACACAAGCTAGTTTACTGGCTTCTGGAAACGACGACAGTGTGTTGCAAGGTGATACGAATGCGTCGCATACCGGTCAAGTAGGCACTGCGCTTTACGTTGCTCCTGAATTGAATTGCTCGGCTTCGAAAATACATTATAATCAG AAAGTCGATATATACAGTTTGGgtataatatttttcgaaatgtgtTACCCTCCTCTCCAAACGCAAATGGAACGTTTCAAGATTTTAACTAATTTGAGGAAAAGTTCCAGAGATTTCCCGCCTGATTTTCTAGATTCGGAACGGTGTCgtcaaattaaattaattcg CGAGTTATTAAATCATAACTCGACAGAAAGACCTAGcgctgctgaaattttgctcaaaGAATACATTCCTTTGGCTGAGCTCGAAGATGAAAAGATAAATGAAACGATACGCCACACGTTATGCAATCCTCAAAGTAAAATGTACAAACATTTAATCGCCGAATGCTTTAATCAG AAAGTGTCCGCTGCCGAAGATATCACCTTCAATGTCCCTTCTCATCTAAAGACCGTTTGGCAACAcgcttttgttgaaaaaatggcgGATCACGCTCGTAAAATTTTTCGTCTTCACGGAGGCATCTACTTCAGTACACCGTATCTAACTCCAAATAACGGCGTTGGCCTAGCTGATACGGTGGCTGTATCGTTAATGACTCGTTTTGGAAATATCATCACAGCACCGTACGATCTGAGATTATCATTCGCCCGTTATTTGGCTCAAAATCCGCACATCACGCATATGAAAAGATACACCGTCGATAGAGTATTTCGAGAAAGAAGAATGCTAGGCGTTCAtcctaaagaaaattttgaatgcacTTTCGATATCGTTAGTCCGAACTCGT CTAATTTAGCCATGGAAGCTGAAATATTATCGATAGCGAGCGAATTCCTCGAAAATGTTTcggattgttttcaaaaaaactacgTCATCCGTCTGAATCATGTTTCATTAGTGACTGCGATATTGTATCATCATCAAGTGGTTTCTAAAAAACATCAAACGGTGTGCAATTTTTTAAGTAAATTGAAG TTTCCGACCACTGCATACTCgtctttcaaaataaattcgttGAATGAATTACCTACCGATATTTCCGACATTGTTATGATGAATTTGATCAATTCGATGAACGTCGAAGTACAACCGGGTAAATTTTCTTCGCATTTCAAccatttgctgaaaaaaaatacggcTTCGAGTGGTGCCTGTCGCGTCGCACTTGTGCAGTTGGAAAACCTCATTCAATTGTTGACTTGTATGAAAATTAAG tGCCCGATCGTTATTGCACCCAATGTGATTACGAATCTGCCTTATTATTCGGGAATTATGTTTCAAATAGTTTGGGAGCATAAAAATAAGAATAACTGCGATAGAGACATAATCGCAGCCGGAGGACGTTACGATAATCTTATAATGCAATACAG AAATGCTCTAAATGTGATAAAAGAAACTAAACAGTCGGCTGTTGGTCTTTCTATTTACCTGGATCGATTAGGCAACGCTTTACAACCAGAATACCATCATTTCTCTACGGTTGATGTTCTCGTATGCTCCGTCGGCTCGAGTAATTTAATagacgaaaagttgaaaattattaaagaatTATGGACTGCTGAAATTCGTAGCACAATTTTAAACGTCGAACAG AGTTTGGAAGAAACCCAAGAATACTGCTGCAAAATGAAGATACCTTATATATTATATTTGAAAGAAACCGAACCTGGTATGATTCGATTGAGGTCGTGGACTcgtgaaaa GTTGCACGAAAAAAAACTCACTATATCGGAAATTGTGCCTCATTTAAAAAGGATAATAAAAAGCAACAGCGGAAACGTTGAACATGTAAACGGTACGAATCATCATCACAGTCGATCTGAATCCAGAAGTGCATCTGTTGGAATCAACGAAACTCAAACTCAAACTCATAACGTCAGTATCACCTTCTTAACCGAAGAAAAATTCTCTTCCAACAACAGAAAACGTTATGAAAATCAA gctttcAATAGTATTTCAAATTATCTCCCCAAAATATCGACTAAAACCAGAATAGAGTTGATTATTTTGAACACACCTTACGAAGTATTGGGCGCTATCGTATCTGTAATAGATTTAAATTCGAAAACCACCGATCACCTGTCTCCCCtgattaaaaa GTATCCGAAGTATAAAAAATGCTTAAATCGTGTGAGCGAGCACATTGAAAAGTTGCAAGCTTTGGAACACATACCTGTGATCATTTTTTACACCACCGAAAATAACAACtgcaaaattctaatttaa
- the LOC135839781 gene encoding pH-sensitive chloride channel 2-like isoform X1 — protein MRFQMRLTFVVFFFVQLVSNSSQDKDTCKEEMNFNGKTSEQILYMLTDPCRYDRWKRPSIDGEPTQVSVRIYIYFIGNVEAQHLQYTTHVLMRYRWVDYRLARNVTYSIQGETLVKEKLWTPHMYIVNEYESRVMGSGNQDILVTVMPDGTVLYSTRLKVTLLCLMNLRKFPFDEQECPLVLESWTYNTNELLLSWEKLSPVVQNSRLHMTEYNLASIWTNSTFVMYSLPLDTWTTSEENYHYFGKFAGNYSSLTVYFKLEREAGHYLMDYYVPSILLVVVSWVTFWLDPNAVPGRTTLGTSTMLTFITLSRNTGSSLPKVSYIKATEIWFIGCTIFIFGSLVEFAFVNTIWRRRKDIELKKVTSKHVLRATLTPQLNRKSLSSSTQSLPSIQTIHENSLRQNKYSNALLVPSNDTIFTEPAASCNSININSSNSQGFFKMTPQQIAGWIDKRSRVFFPIAFLIFNIFYWIFVLI, from the exons atgcgaTTTCAAATGCGGTTAacttttgtagttttttttttcgttcaactcGTTTCGAATAGTTCGCAAGACAA AGATACGTGTAaagaagaaatgaattttaatggtAAAACATCCGAACAAATTCTGTACATGTTGACGGATCCTTGCAGATACGATAGGTGGAAAAGACCAAGTATCGACGGAGAGCCAACTCAAGTATCAGTGAGAATTTACATCTATTTCATCGGTAACGTCGAAGCGCAACATTTA caatacACAACCCACGTTTTGATGAGATATAGATGGGTGGATTACAGATTAGCCCGAAACGTCACGTACAGTATACAAGGCGAGACTTTGGTCAAAGAAAAACTATGGACACCTCATATGTATATAGTGAACGAATACGAATCTCGTGTCATGGGATCCGGCAATCAAGACATTTTAGTAACTGTTATGCCGGATGGAACAGTACTATATTCCACAAG ATTAAAAGTGACGTTATTATGCTTGATGAACCTGAGAAAATTTCCTTTCGATGAACAGGAATGTCCATTAGTGCTCGAAAGTT ggACGTATAATACGAACGAGTTGCTGTTATCCTGGGAGAAACTCTCCCCCGTTGTTCAAAATTCACGTCTTCACATGACAGAGTATAACTTGGCTTCAATTTGGACTAATTCTACTTTCGTTATGTACTCGTTGCCATTAGACACTTGGACGACGTCGGAGGAAAATTATCattactttggaaaatttg CTGGAAATTATAGTTCCTTGACGGTTTATTTCAAGTTGGAACGAGAAGCCGGTCACTATTTGATGGATTATTATGTGCCAAGCATTCTGTTAGTTGTTGTATCATGGGTAACATTTTGGTTAGATCCCAACGCTGTTCCTGGAAGAACGACATTAG GTACCAGTACGATGCTAACTTTCATAACGTTATCAAGAAACACTGGCAGCTCACTACCAAAAGTATCCTATATCAAAGCAACAGAAATATGGTTCATCGGCTGCACCATATTCATATTCGGATCATTGGTAGAATTTGCATTCGTCAATACAATATGGAGAAGAAG GAAAGacatcgaattgaaaaaagtcaccAGTAAGCACGTGCTTAGAGCAACTTTAACGCCTCAATTAAACAGAAAGTCGCTGTCGTCTTCAACGCAATCTCTCCCCAGCATACAGACGATACATGAAAATAGTCTAAGA CAGAATAAATACAGCAATGCGTTACTCGTGCCATCGAACGATACTATATTCACCGAACCAGCGGCCAGTTGTAATAGCATAAATATCAACAGCAGTAATTcgcaaggatttttcaaaatgacgccTCAACAAATCGCAGGATGGATTGATAAAAGGAGCAGAGTATTTTTTCCAATCGCTTTTTTAATATTCAACATATTTTACTGGATTTTCgtattgatttaa
- the Gcn2 gene encoding eIF-2-alpha kinase GCN2 isoform X1 has product MEDETPQERQQNELEVLKAIFTDQFINCNEANATWTPLDVIVTVVPQKENSGPLEIHAQLDLHVIACEEYPNKVPKIMLEKPRGLSDRQVAEILTKLEELANSRVGEVMIFELVSYVQTVLTECNKPSFQSCYEEMLSRQKEQKQKEVELRKTEEDMKRQLIELEVKGIKKERQKKIKTKKSVEGNTHYDNEADHVMKKLVLGSPVKDIVNINKDRKYSETCNGSDESFSSTISYFNLNSRLIREFEILNFVGKGAFGDVLKVRNKLDDCLYAIKRIQLKLKNKQMNKKITREVKLLSRLNHENVVRYYNSWLENSESLSEDISVHQIDGFEDKVDFPLENKAMKSLTDNLNLSFPHPGSGPSFSDEDEDDEDDEDDDWIEFIEQNVEVDGPVGTDSSYHISNETDDASINQFMYIQMEYCEKSTLRNAIDGNLYQDENRVWRLLKEVVEGLAYIHEQGIIHRDLKPVNIFIDFNDHVKIGDFGLATPNKLVTNTEILYFNASFVRIGGLYKYIRVNFHFRSIATKTQASLLASGNDDSVLQGDTNASHTGQVGTALYVAPELNCSASKIHYNQKVDIYSLGIIFFEMCYPPLQTQMERFKILTNLRKSSRDFPPDFLDSERCRQIKLIRELLNHNSTERPSAAEILLKEYIPLAELEDEKINETIRHTLCNPQSKMYKHLIAECFNQKVSAAEDITFNVPSHLKTVWQHAFVEKMADHARKIFRLHGGIYFSTPYLTPNNGVGLADTVAVSLMTRFGNIITAPYDLRLSFARYLAQNPHITHMKRYTVDRVFRERRMLGVHPKENFECTFDIVSPNSSNLAMEAEILSIASEFLENVSDCFQKNYVIRLNHVSLVTAILYHHQVVSKKHQTVCNFLSKLKFPTTAYSSFKINSLNELPTDISDIVMMNLINSMNVEVQPGKFSSHFNHLLKKNTASSGACRVALVQLENLIQLLTCMKIKCPIVIAPNVITNLPYYSGIMFQIVWEHKNKNNCDRDIIAAGGRYDNLIMQYRNALNVIKETKQSAVGLSIYLDRLGNALQPEYHHFSTVDVLVCSVGSSNLIDEKLKIIKELWTAEIRSTILNVEQSLEETQEYCCKMKIPYILYLKETEPGMIRLRSWTREKLHEKKLTISEIVPHLKRIIKSNSGNVEHVNGTNHHHSRSESRSASVGINETQTQTHNVSITFLTEEKFSSNNRKRYENQAFNSISNYLPKISTKTRIELIILNTPYEVLGAIVSVIDLNSKTTDHLSPLIKKYPKYKKCLNRVSEHIEKLQALEHIPVIIFYTTENNNCKILI; this is encoded by the exons ATGGAAGACGAAACACCTCAAGAAAGACAACAAAACGAGTTAGAAGTATTAAAA GCTATTTTCACTGATCAGTTCATCAATTGTAATGAAGCAAATGCAACATGGACACCTTTGGATGTAATTGTTACGGTTGTACCGCAAAAAGAAAACAGCGGTCCGCTGGAAATCCACGCTCAGCTGGATTTGCACGTAATCGCTTGCGAAGAGTACCCTAATAAAGTACCTAAAATAATGTTGGAGAAACCCAGAGGACTATCTGACAGACAAGTTGCCGAAATACTCACCAAACTAGAAGAGTTGGCGAATTCTCGTGTTGGCgaagtgatgatttttgaattagTTTCCTATGTACAG ACAGTATTAACCGAATGTAACAAACCCTCATTTCAATCGTGTTACGAAGAAATGTTATCAAGACAAAAAGAACAGAAACAGAAAGAAGTAGAATTACGGAAAACTGAAGAAGATATGAAA AGACAGCTTATAGAGTTGGAAGTGAAAGGTATTAAGAAagaaagacagaaaaaaattaaaacgaaaaaatcggtCGAAGGTAATACTCATTATGACAACGAAGCTGATCACGTAAT GAAAAAACTTGTTCTTGGAAGTCCGGTTAAAGATATCGTAAATATAAATAAAGATCGTAAATAT agtgAAACGTGTAATGGAAGCGATGAAAGTTTCAGCAGTACTATATCGTATTTCAATCTCAATTCCCGACTGATAAGAGAATTCGAAATTctaaattttgttggaaaaggCGCTTTTGGAGATGTTCTGAAA GTTCGCAATAAATTGGATGATTGTCTTTATGCCATCAAGCGAATCCagttaaagttgaaaaataaacaaatgaacaaaaaaatcactagagAAGTAAAACTTCTGTCGAGgttaaatcatgaaaatgtCGTTCGTTATTATAACTCGTGGTTGGAGAATTCGGAATCACTGTCAGAAGatatttcagttcatcaaattGATGGTTTTGAAGacaaa gTTGATTTTCCATTAGAAAACAAGGCTATGAAATCATTGAcggataatttaaatttaagttTTCCGCACCCGGGTTCTGGTCCCAGTTTTAGTGACGAAGATGAAGATGACGAGGATGACGAAGATGACGATTGGATTGAATTTAT TGAACAAAACGTCGAAGTTGATGGCCCTGTTGGTACCGATTCGAGTTATCATATTAGTAACGAAACTGACGACGCTTCCATCAATCaatttatgtacatacaaatggaatattgtgaaaaaagtacCTTACG AAACGCGATTGACGGAAATTTATATCAAGATGAAAATCGAGTTTGGCGGCTGTTAAAAGAAGTCGTTGAAGGTTTAGCTTATATACACGAACAAGGAATTATTCACAGAGACTTGAAGCCGGTgaatattttcatcgattttaatGATCATGTTAAGATTGGTGACTTCGGACTCGCTACTCCCAATAAGTTAGTAACGAATAccgaaattttatattttaacgCTTCATTTGTGCGTATCGGCGGGTTATATAAATATATACgggtgaattttcatttcaggtcAATTGCTACGAAAACACAAGCTAGTTTACTGGCTTCTGGAAACGACGACAGTGTGTTGCAAGGTGATACGAATGCGTCGCATACCGGTCAAGTAGGCACTGCGCTTTACGTTGCTCCTGAATTGAATTGCTCGGCTTCGAAAATACATTATAATCAG AAAGTCGATATATACAGTTTGGgtataatatttttcgaaatgtgtTACCCTCCTCTCCAAACGCAAATGGAACGTTTCAAGATTTTAACTAATTTGAGGAAAAGTTCCAGAGATTTCCCGCCTGATTTTCTAGATTCGGAACGGTGTCgtcaaattaaattaattcg CGAGTTATTAAATCATAACTCGACAGAAAGACCTAGcgctgctgaaattttgctcaaaGAATACATTCCTTTGGCTGAGCTCGAAGATGAAAAGATAAATGAAACGATACGCCACACGTTATGCAATCCTCAAAGTAAAATGTACAAACATTTAATCGCCGAATGCTTTAATCAG AAAGTGTCCGCTGCCGAAGATATCACCTTCAATGTCCCTTCTCATCTAAAGACCGTTTGGCAACAcgcttttgttgaaaaaatggcgGATCACGCTCGTAAAATTTTTCGTCTTCACGGAGGCATCTACTTCAGTACACCGTATCTAACTCCAAATAACGGCGTTGGCCTAGCTGATACGGTGGCTGTATCGTTAATGACTCGTTTTGGAAATATCATCACAGCACCGTACGATCTGAGATTATCATTCGCCCGTTATTTGGCTCAAAATCCGCACATCACGCATATGAAAAGATACACCGTCGATAGAGTATTTCGAGAAAGAAGAATGCTAGGCGTTCAtcctaaagaaaattttgaatgcacTTTCGATATCGTTAGTCCGAACTCGT CTAATTTAGCCATGGAAGCTGAAATATTATCGATAGCGAGCGAATTCCTCGAAAATGTTTcggattgttttcaaaaaaactacgTCATCCGTCTGAATCATGTTTCATTAGTGACTGCGATATTGTATCATCATCAAGTGGTTTCTAAAAAACATCAAACGGTGTGCAATTTTTTAAGTAAATTGAAG TTTCCGACCACTGCATACTCgtctttcaaaataaattcgttGAATGAATTACCTACCGATATTTCCGACATTGTTATGATGAATTTGATCAATTCGATGAACGTCGAAGTACAACCGGGTAAATTTTCTTCGCATTTCAAccatttgctgaaaaaaaatacggcTTCGAGTGGTGCCTGTCGCGTCGCACTTGTGCAGTTGGAAAACCTCATTCAATTGTTGACTTGTATGAAAATTAAG tGCCCGATCGTTATTGCACCCAATGTGATTACGAATCTGCCTTATTATTCGGGAATTATGTTTCAAATAGTTTGGGAGCATAAAAATAAGAATAACTGCGATAGAGACATAATCGCAGCCGGAGGACGTTACGATAATCTTATAATGCAATACAG AAATGCTCTAAATGTGATAAAAGAAACTAAACAGTCGGCTGTTGGTCTTTCTATTTACCTGGATCGATTAGGCAACGCTTTACAACCAGAATACCATCATTTCTCTACGGTTGATGTTCTCGTATGCTCCGTCGGCTCGAGTAATTTAATagacgaaaagttgaaaattattaaagaatTATGGACTGCTGAAATTCGTAGCACAATTTTAAACGTCGAACAG AGTTTGGAAGAAACCCAAGAATACTGCTGCAAAATGAAGATACCTTATATATTATATTTGAAAGAAACCGAACCTGGTATGATTCGATTGAGGTCGTGGACTcgtgaaaa GTTGCACGAAAAAAAACTCACTATATCGGAAATTGTGCCTCATTTAAAAAGGATAATAAAAAGCAACAGCGGAAACGTTGAACATGTAAACGGTACGAATCATCATCACAGTCGATCTGAATCCAGAAGTGCATCTGTTGGAATCAACGAAACTCAAACTCAAACTCATAACGTCAGTATCACCTTCTTAACCGAAGAAAAATTCTCTTCCAACAACAGAAAACGTTATGAAAATCAA gctttcAATAGTATTTCAAATTATCTCCCCAAAATATCGACTAAAACCAGAATAGAGTTGATTATTTTGAACACACCTTACGAAGTATTGGGCGCTATCGTATCTGTAATAGATTTAAATTCGAAAACCACCGATCACCTGTCTCCCCtgattaaaaa GTATCCGAAGTATAAAAAATGCTTAAATCGTGTGAGCGAGCACATTGAAAAGTTGCAAGCTTTGGAACACATACCTGTGATCATTTTTTACACCACCGAAAATAACAACtgcaaaattctaatttaa